From Streptomyces sp. NBC_01551:
GCCGGGCGTGGTCCCTCTGGTCACCCCCGAACTCCCCCTCTGGCCGGCGGCCGCGATCCTCATCGGCCTGCTTCCCGCCTTCGTGGCACCCGTACCGCCCGTACCGTCCGTACCGCCCGTGCCGTCCAAGGAGGCGTCGCAGTGATCCGCTTCGAGCAGGTGTCGGTGACGTACGACGGCGCCCCCGCGCCCGCCCTCCGCGACGCGGACTTCACCCTCCCGGAGGGCGAGCTGACCCTCCTCGTCGGCCCGTCGGGCGTGGGCAAGTCCACGCTGCTCGGCGCGGTGTCGGGCCTGGTCCCGCACTTCACCGGGGGCACCCTCAAGGGCCGGGTCACGGTCGCGGGCCGCGACACCCGCACCCACAAGCCGCGCGAACTCGCCGATGTCGTCGGCACGGTCGGCCAGGACCCGCTGGCGCACTTCGTGACGGACGTGGTCGAGGACGAGCTGGCGTACGGCATGGAGTCCCTGGGCCTGGCACCCGCCGTCATGCGGCGCCGCGTCGAGGAGACCCTGGACCTGCTGGGCCTGAACGAACTGCGCGACCGCCCCATCGCCACCCTGTCCGGGGGCCAGCAGCAGCGGGTCGCGATCGGCTCGGTCCTGACCCCGCACCCGAAGGTGCTGGTCCTGGACGAACCCACCTCGGCCCTGGACCCAGCGGCGGCCGAGGAGGTCCTGGCGGTCCTCCAACGCCTGGTCCACGACCTCGGCACCACCGTCCTGATGGCGGAACACCGCCTGGAACGCGTGGTCCAGTACGCCGACCAAGTCCTCCTCCTCCCGTCCCCGGGCGCACCCCCGCTGCTGGGCCCGCCATCCCCCCTGATGGAGATCTCCCCGGTCCACCCCCCGGTGGTGGCCCTGGGCCGCCTCGCAGGCTGGACCCCCCTCCCCCTCTCCATCCGCGACGCCCGCCGCCAGTCCGCCACACTCCACTCCCGCCTCTCCACCCCCACCACGCAAACCCCGGCCCAGGACCCCGAGCCCACCCTGAGCTCCGCCTGCCGGGCCTCCGCAAATCCCAACCCGTCCGCGCCCGCCCCGCAGAGCTCCGCCCCGCGCCCCGCACCTAAAACCCCGGCGGGCCCGAATGAGCCCTCCGGACACGGCAACCCGCCCTCTCCAGCCTCGCCGCGCGGCTTCGCCGATCCCAACCCGTCCGCGCCCACCCGCAGCGCCGCCCCGCACCCCGCACCTCAAACCCCGGCGGGCCCGGATGAGCCCTCCGGACACGGCAACCCGCCCTCTCCAGCCTCGCCGGCGTTTGAGGCGCGGGGGTCCGGGGGCGGAGCCCACGGTTTCGGGAAGGGGCGGGGTGGGGAAAGCCGCCCGCAGGGCCCCGGCCTGCTCGCCCGCCTGCTCCGCCGAGGCAACCCGGCCCCGCAAGCGGCACCGGCGGCGACCCCCGCCACAACCCCGGCGGCAGTCCCGGCCCCGGCCCCGGCAACCCCGGCACCAGCAGCGGCAGCGCCCCCGGCACCGGCCGCCCCGGTGACCCGCGTCACCAACCTCTCGGTCCGGCGCGGCCGCGCAGAGGTGCTGCACGGCATCACCCTCACCGTCACCCCCGGCGAAACCCTCGCCCTCATGGGCCGCAACGGCGCCGGCAAGTCCACCCTCCTCAACACCCTCGTCGGCACCCTCGCCCCCACCACCGGCCAGGTGACCGTCTCCGGCCGCACCCCCCACCGCACGCCGCCCCCCGAGATGATCCGCCACGTCGGCCTCGTCCCCCAGGACCCCCGCGACCTCCTCTACGCCGACACCGTCGCCGCCGAGTGCGACGCCGCCGACCGCGACGCGCAGCGTCCCCCCGGCACCTGCCGGGACCTGGTCAGCTCCCTGCTGCCCGGCGTCCCCGACGACACCCACCCCCGCGACCTCTCCGAGGGCCAGCGCCTCGCCCTCGCCCTGGCGCTCGTCCTCACCGGCCGCCCCGGCCTCCTCCTCCTCGACGAACCCACCCGCGGCCTGGACTACGCCGCCAAGGCCCGTCTGATCGAGATCCTGCGCGCGCTCGCCGCCGACGGCCACGCCATCGTCCTCGCCACCCACGACGTGGAACTCGCCGCCGAGCTGGCGCACCGCGTCGTCATCCTGGCCGGCGGCGAGATCGTCGCGGACGGCCCGACCGCCGAGGTCGTCGTGTCGTCACCCGCCTTCGCCCCGCAGGTCGCCAAGATCCTGGCCCCGGGCCACTGGCTCACGGTGTCCCAGGTCGCCGAGGCCCTGAAGAGCACGCCATGACCACCCCCGGCCCCACCTCCCGCCCCCGCCCCATCCGCATAGGCCCCCGCGGCGCCGTCGCCCTGGCCCTCGTCACCCTCATCGGCATCGCCGCCTTCGGCTGGCCGCTCCTCGCCGACCGCCAGTCCGGTCTCGCGCACTCCCAGGACGCCCCCTGGCTCTTCGCGGCGCTGCTGCCGCTCCTCGTCGCCGTGGTCGTCGCGACCCTCGCGGACGACGGAATGGACTCCAAGGCGGTGGCCATGCTCGGTGTGCTCGCCGCCGTCGGGGCCGCCCTCAGACCCCTCGGCGCCGGGACCGCCGGGCTGGAGCCCATGTTCTTCCTGATGGTGCTGAGCGGTCGCGTCCTCGGTCCCGGGTTCGGCTTCGTCCTCGGCTCCGTCACGATGTTCGCCTCCGCCCTGCTGACCGGCGGCGTCGGGCCGTGGATGCCGTTCCAGATGCTGGCCATGGGCTGGTTCTCGCTGGGGGCGGGGCTGCTGCCCGGCCCTGACCGGATCCGCGGCCGGGCCGAGCTCGCGATGCTCGCGCTCTACGGGTTCCTCGGCTCCTTCGCGTACGGCACGATCATGAACCTCCAGGGCTGGGTGATCCTGCAGGGCATGGGCCAGGGCGTTTCCTTCCACCCGGGCGATCCGGTCGCGGCGAACCTCGCGCGCTTCGTCGCGTACTGCCTGGCGACCTCGGTGGGCTGGGACCTGGGCCGGGCCGCGCTGACCGTCGTACTGACCCTCGCGCTCGGCACCACCCTGCTGAAGGCACTGCGCCGGGCGACTCGGAAAGCGGCGTTCGATGCCCCGGTTTCCTTCGATTCGGCGACGGAAGTGGCCCAGCACACACCCCAAAAACAGGTATGAACAACCACGGAAGGTGACATCCGGGGCCGCCCCCGGTGAGGCGCCCCACAGGACCCACGTCACATCCGAACCGGGGTAGTAGCCCCCACACCACCCCTCTCGACCCTCGCGTGGCGGTTTCGGCGGGGGCCCGCGGCCCCCCGGCTGCGATCGCGGCTAGTACCGGGGGTCGTTGCCAGGCTGTCGGGGGGCTGGCTAACTGGTTGATGTCGCCGGGCGGCCCGGGTGCTTCACCCGCCGCCCACGAACCCCTCTCCTCCGCGTGAGTGGCTCACGCATGTCTTCGGCATGCCGCGACCGTCCTTGTCCCCTTCGGAAGGTTCGTCCGTGTCCAACGCCGTCATCCGCCGCATCGCCGCTTCGAAGAAGACCCTCGCCGGCAGCATCGTCGCCCTGGGCGTCGCCGGCACCATGCTCGCCACGGTTCCCGCTCAGGCGGCTCCGATGGACGCGAAGGCGATCGCGCACCAGATGATCAAGGACCCGGCCCAGTTCGCCGCCTTCGACAAGATCATCTCCCACGAGAGCGGCTGGGACCACACCGCCACGAACGCCTCCTCGGGCGCCTACGGCCTGGTCCAGGCCCTCCCGGCCTCGAAGATGTCCTCCGCGGGCTCCGACTGGAAGACCAACCCCGCCACCCAGATCAAGTGGGGCCTGGACTACATGAACGACCGCTACGGCAGCCCCGTCGGCGCCTGGAACTTCTGGCAGGCCAACCACTGGTACTAAACCACCGGTGACAGCGAGCAGTAGCGCGACGGCAGCAGCGGTAGTGGCAGCGGTAGCGCCACCGCCGGCAGAGCAGTACGCATGCGAAGGCCCCGGCGGCCGACCTCCCCAGGTCCGGCCACCGGGGCCTTCTGCTTCCCATCCCACAGGGTTCGAGGGCGCTGCGGGGCCCGGCGGGGCGCCGCGGCGCGCGGTTACAGCCGCTGGATGATCGTGCCGGTCGCCAGCGCGCCGCCCGCGCACATGCTGATCAGCGCGAACTCCTTGTCGCGCCGCTCCAGCTCGTGCAGCGCGGTGGTGATCAGCCGGGCGCCGGTGGCGCCGACGGGGTGGCCGAGCGCGATGCCGCCGCCGTTGACGTTGACCTTCTCCAGGTCCTGGTCGAAGACCTGGGCCCAGCTGAGGACGACGGAGGCGAAGGCCTCGTTGATCTCGACGAGGTCGATGTCCTTGAGGGACATGCCGGCCTTGCCCAGCACGGCCCGCGTCGCGTCGATCGGCCCGTCCAGGTGGTAGTGCGGGTCGGCGCCGACGAGCGTCTGGGCGACGATCCGGGCGCGCGGCTTGAGCTTGAGCGCGCGGGCCATCTTGCGCGAGGCCCACATCACGGCGGCGGCCCCGTCGGATATCTGCGAGGAGTTCCCGGCGGTGTGCACGGCGGTCGGCATGACCGGCTTGAGCCGGGCCAGGCCCTCCATCGAGGTGTCGCGCAGGCCCTCGTCCCGGTCGACCAGCCGCCACATGCCCTGCCCGGCGGCCTGCTCCGCCTCGGTGGTCGGCACCTGGACGGCGAAGGTCTCGCGCTTGAAGCGCTCCTCCGCCCACGCGGTCGCCGCCCGCTCCTGGGACAGCACCCCCAGCCGGTCGACGTCCTCGCGGGTCAGGCCCCGGTGGCGGGCGATCCGCTCGGCGGCCTCGAACTGGTTGGGGAGGTCGACGTTCCACTCGTCCGGGAACGGCTTGCCCGGGCCGTGCTTGGAGCCGGAGCCGAGCGGGACGCGGCTCATCGCCTCGACGCCGCAGGCGATGCCGATGTCCATGACGCCGCCGGAGATCATGTTGGCGACCATGTGATTGGCCTGCTGCGAGCTGCCGCACTGGCAGTCCACGGTGGTCGCGGCCGTCTCGTAGGGCAGGCCCATGGCGAGCCAGGCGTTGCGGGCGGGGTTCATGGACTGCTCGCCGGCGTGGGTGACGGTGCCGCCGACGATCTGCTCGACGCAGTCCGGCTGGATTCCGGTACGGGCGAGGAGCTCCCGGTAGGTCTCACCGAGGAGGTAGGCGGGGTGGAGGTTGGCAAGCGAGCCCCCGCGCTTCCCGATGGGCGTGCGTACGGCTTCGACGATGACGGGTTCCGCGGCCATGAGCTCGTCCTCTCCTGCATGCACAGTGCCTGCGCGGCGGGCCGTCCCGGCGCCCCGCCCGAACTAGTACGCGTTCTAGTTCTCCCCGCAGTCTTATGACCTGGAACCCCGGCACGCAAGGGTCTTGCACGTGCCTTACACCGATTCCACACGCAACAGTTGGCGCGAGGACCCTTGTCACTTCTGGAACTCGTTACTACCTTCAAGCCAACTTCTGATGGGCCGTCAGACTTTGGAGTCGCCCGATGCACTGTCCCGCGCTGCCCGAAGGCTTCGACGCCACCGACCCCGACCTCCTCCAGGACCGGGTGCCCTTCCCCGAGTTCGCGCGGCTGCGGCAGACCGCGCCGGTGTGGTGGTGCCCGCAGCGGCGCGGCGTCACCGGCTTCGACGACGAGGGCTACTGGGCCGTCACCCGGCACGCGGACGTCAAGTACGTCTCGACGCACCCGGAACTCTTCTCCTCCACGACGAACACGGCGATCATCCGCTTCAACGAGCACATCCAGCGCGAGCAGATAGATGCCCAGCGTCTGATCATGCTGAACATGGATCCGCCGGAACACACGCGCGTACGCCAGATCGTGCAGCGGGGGTTCACGCCGCGGGCCATCCGCGGGCTGGAGGCGGCCCTGCGCGACCGCGCCCGGAAGATCGTCGCGGAGGCGCTCACGGCGTCCCGGGACGGCAGCTTCGACTTCGTCACCCA
This genomic window contains:
- a CDS encoding ABC transporter ATP-binding protein — its product is MIRFEQVSVTYDGAPAPALRDADFTLPEGELTLLVGPSGVGKSTLLGAVSGLVPHFTGGTLKGRVTVAGRDTRTHKPRELADVVGTVGQDPLAHFVTDVVEDELAYGMESLGLAPAVMRRRVEETLDLLGLNELRDRPIATLSGGQQQRVAIGSVLTPHPKVLVLDEPTSALDPAAAEEVLAVLQRLVHDLGTTVLMAEHRLERVVQYADQVLLLPSPGAPPLLGPPSPLMEISPVHPPVVALGRLAGWTPLPLSIRDARRQSATLHSRLSTPTTQTPAQDPEPTLSSACRASANPNPSAPAPQSSAPRPAPKTPAGPNEPSGHGNPPSPASPRGFADPNPSAPTRSAAPHPAPQTPAGPDEPSGHGNPPSPASPAFEARGSGGGAHGFGKGRGGESRPQGPGLLARLLRRGNPAPQAAPAATPATTPAAVPAPAPATPAPAAAAPPAPAAPVTRVTNLSVRRGRAEVLHGITLTVTPGETLALMGRNGAGKSTLLNTLVGTLAPTTGQVTVSGRTPHRTPPPEMIRHVGLVPQDPRDLLYADTVAAECDAADRDAQRPPGTCRDLVSSLLPGVPDDTHPRDLSEGQRLALALALVLTGRPGLLLLDEPTRGLDYAAKARLIEILRALAADGHAIVLATHDVELAAELAHRVVILAGGEIVADGPTAEVVVSSPAFAPQVAKILAPGHWLTVSQVAEALKSTP
- a CDS encoding ECF transporter S component, which translates into the protein MTTPGPTSRPRPIRIGPRGAVALALVTLIGIAAFGWPLLADRQSGLAHSQDAPWLFAALLPLLVAVVVATLADDGMDSKAVAMLGVLAAVGAALRPLGAGTAGLEPMFFLMVLSGRVLGPGFGFVLGSVTMFASALLTGGVGPWMPFQMLAMGWFSLGAGLLPGPDRIRGRAELAMLALYGFLGSFAYGTIMNLQGWVILQGMGQGVSFHPGDPVAANLARFVAYCLATSVGWDLGRAALTVVLTLALGTTLLKALRRATRKAAFDAPVSFDSATEVAQHTPQKQV
- a CDS encoding transglycosylase SLT domain-containing protein, giving the protein MPRPSLSPSEGSSVSNAVIRRIAASKKTLAGSIVALGVAGTMLATVPAQAAPMDAKAIAHQMIKDPAQFAAFDKIISHESGWDHTATNASSGAYGLVQALPASKMSSAGSDWKTNPATQIKWGLDYMNDRYGSPVGAWNFWQANHWY
- a CDS encoding steroid 3-ketoacyl-CoA thiolase, which encodes MAAEPVIVEAVRTPIGKRGGSLANLHPAYLLGETYRELLARTGIQPDCVEQIVGGTVTHAGEQSMNPARNAWLAMGLPYETAATTVDCQCGSSQQANHMVANMISGGVMDIGIACGVEAMSRVPLGSGSKHGPGKPFPDEWNVDLPNQFEAAERIARHRGLTREDVDRLGVLSQERAATAWAEERFKRETFAVQVPTTEAEQAAGQGMWRLVDRDEGLRDTSMEGLARLKPVMPTAVHTAGNSSQISDGAAAVMWASRKMARALKLKPRARIVAQTLVGADPHYHLDGPIDATRAVLGKAGMSLKDIDLVEINEAFASVVLSWAQVFDQDLEKVNVNGGGIALGHPVGATGARLITTALHELERRDKEFALISMCAGGALATGTIIQRL